CGCCCAGGCTCATACTCGTCCAGAACCAGGGCTCCGTGGGCTGTATGGCCCGCCATATCCCGGCCTATCATCAGCACCATCACCGGCGCCATGCCGGCCATCATGACGTTCATTGAGATCAGCTCGGGGATAGACGGGCGCCGCACGTTCTCCCAGTGCGAGCCGCCCATCGCGCTCTTCATGAATAGCGCTTGAAAGATGAACAGGCCGACCGTGAAGCTGGCCACGTACTCGACGACCACGTCCCACGTCATCGGCAGGCCCAGCGCCGTCACGACCAATGCCGCAACGATGATGCCGGTGGCGTCCCCGGCGGCGCAGTGCATGGTGCTGCCCACGCCCTGCTCCCACAGGGCGTGGGTAAATTCATTGTGGGTGCCCGGTTTCGGCTCCTTGTCCGCCACGACGTACAGCAGCAGACCGATCGGCCGCATGTAAGCGTGGTCAGGATAAAGGCCCAACGCATCACGGTGGGCTCTGAGTTGTTCCTGAAATGGTCGTACGCGACGTAGACGGCACACAGCACGCACAGGATCAGTCAGCCCAGCACGAAGGGGTCGATCGGCTGAAGGACAGTCAGCACACGGGCCTCAGGCCGGCCGGAGCGCGGTGGCCAGGCGCTCCAGAAGCTCCTCGGCATGGTCG
This is a stretch of genomic DNA from Deinococcus metalli. It encodes these proteins:
- a CDS encoding DUF4396 domain-containing protein, with translation MRPIGLLLYVVADKEPKPGTHNEFTHALWEQGVGSTMHCAAGDATGIIVAALVVTALGLPMTWDVVVEYVASFTVGLFIFQALFMKSAMGGSHWENVRRPSIPELISMNVMMAGMAPVMVLMIGRDMAGHTAHGALVLDEYEPGRDRRVRDRVPVNVWMVSRHMKQRPWGSRFDVPRQALAPQSSPAAHHSGGAALAGEHSGHPGGHAPHRSVSRAGRGNAGRTSVIERNRSREWPQGT